The Desmodus rotundus isolate HL8 chromosome 2, HLdesRot8A.1, whole genome shotgun sequence region GCAGCGGCGGGGCCAGCCCTACATCCACGCAGACCCGCTGGGCGCGCCCCTGGAGGGGCCGAAGGGCGGGGGGCCTCAGTGCTGAGCGGCACTCCCCCCAGTTGTCCGCCTGGGCACTGGGCAAAGTAGCCCCTTCTTACAggttcataaaatttaaaaaggcatacGAGACTTATGCATACCTAATTATGCAAAGCAGGCTTAATTGCCCAGAAACTAGTTCTGCAGCTTTGGACAGTCTGGAGCCCCCAGTCTCTGCAGGGAGGCCTTTGAGGCCACTCGGGAAGCCggcccttttttctctttctggtgtcAGGCTCGGGGAAGTCCTGGGTGGGGGGGACCGCTGCTCCCACCCTGCCCTCGGCACAGCTTTCGTGAGTGGTCTTTCGCTGTATCTCTGCAGTCAAACAATTTGGTGATCCACTCTGTGGTGACACATTTCCACAAAGTCCACAGCGCGGAGGGGGATGCGCCCCACATTGTCACCTGCACCGTGGAGCACGACTCCGTCCGTCTGCCCCTGGAGCACCTGGTGGAGGAGCACGTGGCCGGTGAGTGACCAGCCTGGCTGCACTCCAGCGGGGTCGGCTCCACCCAGCCTGCATgactggctgggggtggggggcggccctGGGTCGTGGGGGGTCATTGCCCTGCCGCTCTTGGGCTCCCCAGCTGCTCCCAGGTGCAGGCACACAGCTGGCTCTCCAGGTCGGCCCAGGGGCATGGGAGGGAAAGTGATTGGCAGGTACAGGGGTGGTTTTCCCAAGTGATAATTTCAGATGCTTGTACACAGTGcatatttaatgttttctctcttttttaaagattttatttatttttagacagagggtaaggaagggaaagaaacatcagtgtgtggctgcctcttttgcgtcccccactagggacctggcccacacgcaggcatgtgccctgactgggaatcaaaccagcaaccctttggttcacaggctggcactcaatccactgagccacaccagccagggccacagtacACATTTAACAGCGTGTCCATAAAACACTAAATGATGCTTTGCCTTGTTTGATTTCAGTCATTCAATCTTGGCTTCCACTTCCTCTATGAAGAAAACGGGCCAAATAGTCAAGTTCAGGTGGTGGGAGCCAGAGGCCcttggtggggttgggggagcgaGCCCCGGGCCTCCCCAAGAGCCTGCCAGGTGGCCCGAGGGGTGAATTAGGCTCAGCCGGTGTGACGGTGGCCCTGCTGCTGTCACAGGGAAGGGACTGGTCCAGCTCTCACTTTTCCTGTGATGCCAGGTCTTGAAACACTGACCTGACTTTCCCAAACATAGGAGcctccctgaccagtgtggcttagttggttgggcatcatcccacaaagcaaaaagtcgccggtttgattcccagtaggggcacaggcctgggttgtgggttcagtctgggcacttgcgagaggcaacccttccatgtttctctccctctccttctccctcctttcccccatctctaaaactaactaaataaaatcatttttaaaaaaagaaatgttttaaaaaagaaaaagaaaaaaaaccttaagagCCTTTTTCCCCAAAGACAGCCTAGGTTAACCCTCCCCTTTAAAAAGGGAAGTGACTTCCTCGAAGTACCGGGTCTCGGGGTGAACCTGACCTGCAGGCGAGTTGGCCCTCGCTTCCGTCTTCAGGGCTGAGGCCCGCCACCGCCCCGGGTGCCTGGGCACTGGTTGTCCTGTGTGGCGATCAGAAAGGTCTCCCTCCTTCCAGTCTTGCCTGAATGCCccagtttaaatttaaaattaaaaaaaagtcaggtcTACCTTTTTTATGAAGTTGTTCCTTTTCTCCCTGCTGCCTTTTCACTGTCTTACTtacacaggaatggagatcagtACACATTGTTCTTAGTTACTGTTGCATCCAACCTCTTGTTTAAACTCACACGATTTTACAAAGTGTGAAATGCAGGCGATGGAAACAAGTTAGCCTTAGAGAAAGGTGTAAAGCACAAAGCACAGTagcccccagccctgtcctgctCAGTGAGGCTGgggcttgtttgttgttttgggtttgtttgtttgtttagaggtggggggaagggaaggagaaagagagggagagaaacatcaatgtgtggttgcctctcacacgccccctactggggacctggcccgcaacccaggcgtgtgccctgactgggaatcgaaccagcaaccgttTAGTCCCCAGGCCcaccgcactcagtccactgagcccaccaaccagggcaagtgttgtgcgtgcatgtgtgtttgtggttGTGCACACACCTAACATTTCACTTGAATTACTTCCAACTGAATCAGTGACAAGCATGGTCTTTATTTCAGCTCCAGCATCTGTTTGCTGACACGCCCCCCTTATAAAATGAGGACTTTATCTcacgcctcccccccccccaagtgcCTTTGTTAGAGATCAGCACCACACAGCTGTCGGCTTCGGCCCATCACCCCCTGCAGTTCTGGAGTCTGGCACAACCACCACCACTTTTGGCCACAGAACATTTCCTCGCCCGAGGAGAAACTTGTGTCTACTAACTGGCCTCCATTTCCCTCGGCCCAGGCCCCCGCCAGTCTGCGCTCTGTCTCCAGCGGTCCCCGTCTGGACTTTTCCGTATGAGTGGGATCATGTCGCAGGTGGTCTCTTGTGACTGGCtgctcagcataatgttttcaggcGCGTCCGTGTTGTAGCGTGGGCCAGTACTCAGCGCCTTTGCGTGGATGAGTAAGTTTCGTTTTCCAGGAATAACATTCACATTGTCATCAGCTAATGACGTGCGGTGTGGCGATGACGCCCCCGTGAGCCCGTCTGAGGCTGTGATTGTGGGCACGCTTCGGTGCTCTCGGGCTCACACCCGGGAGTGGGTCCTGCAGGGACTGGTTTAACCCTGACCTTTGTCTTCAAAGCAGCTACACTGTCTggccttcccagcagctctctcaAGGGTTccggtttctccacatcctcgccagcagtTGTTACCGTCTGTCTCTTTTACTGTAGCCATCCCGGTGGGTGTGAAGCAGACTCTCGTTGTGGATTTTGTCCGCATTTCCCTGTGGCTGCCGACGCCGGACATCTTTTCAGGTCTTCATAGAAAGATGGTCCTGGGCAGGCTGCCTCCCTTCACCTCCGGTCTGGGTCCCATAGCGTATGCTGTGGGCTCTCACCCTTCGCttgggcccctccctgccccagagccctgggcctgcccttCCTGTCTTGGGCAGGTGATGCCAGCCACCTTCGGGGTGCATGGCAGGGGTGCCCAGACGGCCCTCCCTGTCGGCCCCGCCCTGCTGTCTGTGCTGTGCACCCTGACCTTGGAGAGCCGCCGGACCCTTTCACACGTCCATGTTCTGAGTTTGTTTAGCCTATTCCTGTGCACCCAATGCCGTGgtccttctgtcttctctctggggGTTCCTCAACATCCCTTGTCCACAGGGGATGCTCCTTCTTTAGAAATGtatctgttttctcatttccaaGGGACTTTGGGGGAACGGACGTGTTTGTCTTTGGAGCCAAAACCCTCTATTTGGTCACCTCCACTGTTTTCCGTCTGCAGTAACAAGAGCAGGTGTGGAGTGAGTGCTTGTCAGTGCTGAGTGAGTGGAGGTCAAGTTCATGGGTCCCTGAGAGGCAGAAAGCAGAGTGTCCCACAGAGTGAGCCCGCCGGCGAAGCGTCACCAAGGAAGCGACCAGGCGGATCGTTTCTGGGTGGATCGTGCTAACGGGGTTGAGATTCCTTCTCCACAGTTTCCTGAACATTTACAACAAACTGCGTTTTAGTTGCGGAAAATGCCTTTGTGAAGCTGCCTCTACGTGAACCGTCGACAGAGGGCGCCGGCAGGGTTAACGTTGGTACTTGCGCTTCCTCCCTCAGCGGTCACCTTCGTCCCGGTGTCCACGGTGAGCGGGCAGGCAGAGGCGGACGACATCCTGGCGGCTGTCCGCCCGGCCACCTGCCTGGTGACGGTCATGCTGGCCAATAATGAGACCGGCGTCGTCATGGTGAGTCGCTTTTTCCTTTCACGAACACCCGGAGGGGAGGCCCGGCCAGCTCTGCTCGTGCCTTCCCGCCCCGCGGCCGGGCCTCGTCTGGCATTCGGTTCTGTGACACTGGTGGCCTGTCCCCGTTCAAGTTGCCTTCCTCCTTTCACTCGGTTTTCATCACACCCAGGCGGCATGCTCAgctctctcctgtccccaccgCAGCCCGTCCCCGAGATCAGCCGGCGAGTCCAGGCCCTGAACCGGGAGCGGGCGGCTTCCGGGCAGCCTGTCATCCTGCTGCACACGGACGCTGCGCAGGCCCTGGGCAAGAGGCGCGTGGACGTGGAGGACCTGGGCGTGGACCTGCTGACCATCGTGGGGCACAAGGTGCGCACGCCCCGGGGAGATGGCTGGGTGTGCCCCTGGGAGCCGGCCCTGGATGCGGTGACGAGCAGCTCACTGTCCGTGGGAGCTCACAGAAGGGGGACCAGCAGCCGCTGGGGTGGCATTCGTCGCGTGCCCAACCCACACGGGGCGGGAGGGGCGCGGCCTCTGCAGGTGGGGGACGCGGGGGGAATGCACGCAGACCCCTTGTGGGCCCTCTGCCCGCCCAGGATGGGAGCGGGGTGCTCCCTGCCCCTCGGTGCACAGGTGGAGCGCAGTTGTGGCGACTCACCTGTAAGGAGGAGTGGGGAGACGGTTCCTCCTGACAACCCTGCCGAAGCGGCCGCGCAGCCTCCTGGTGGGACCGCAGCCTGCGCGTTCCAGCGCTCGGTGGCTGGGCACGTCCACGGCTAGTTTCGGGAGGACGGGGGCTGCGGGCCTGGCACTGGGCGCTCAGAGTGTTTGGTTAACTTCGATGTGAAAATGTGGGCTGGCATCCAGGAAAAGCCCTTGGTGACATCTAGTCCCACCTCTGTCCTTTTACAGATCCGACCCTGTGACACGCGGGCAGCTCTGCTGCCACACAGCTGGGACACGGGCCCAGCCTGCCCCCCTCCCAAAGGCCTTTGACCCCAGGGTGTCCgggggggtgcggggtggggggtacACTGAGGGTGCTTCTCTGGGTGCCTGTCACCGCTCAGCATGTGCGTGTCCTTGCAAGGTCCTGGCTGAGTAATGGCTGGCCTGTCCTTTCAGTTCTACGGTCCCAGGATCGGAGCACTTTACGTCCGAGGGCTCGGGGAGCGCACCCCACTGTGCCCCATGCTGTTTGGAGGCGGACAGGAACGGAATTTCAGGCCCGGGTAAGGCGGGGTAACGGGCTCTGACCGGCTGCTGCGCCGCGCGTCCAGGGTGGTGGCTCCCCTGCCCCTTGGAAGTGGGGCGCGGCACAGCCTCGCTGGCTGCGGTCGGCGTGGCTCTTCCAGCTGAGTCCACACCTTGGACTTGCAGATCGCAGGCTATCTGGTGAGGAAGGGAATCTCTGTTTCTTTAAACCGCTTCGAAGCAGCAGCCCCCTGTCACTCTGGCTCGGCCACCTCCACCGAGGTGCCACGGAGCCTTCCTGGCTAGAATGTGCTGCCCTGTGACCCCACGGTGAGCGGGGCAGCCCAACACCCGGGCCCCTTTCCAACCACTCCTGTGTCCTGGGGACACGCAAGGATGCTTCATGCAGGGAACGAGGGGACAGCCAGAAACTTGAACGAAGACATCGGTAGATGCCATCGCCGAGCTGACGAAGATGTCAGGGTTATCAAACGCAGATTTCAAGGCAGACACAGTGAAAACGCTGCAGTGTGCACGCCGGGCGCAGAGGAAGTGGGAGTGTCACCAAAGGAAGAGGTATAAGGACTAAGTGGGAACTTCAGACGAACAGCTCCAGTAACCAAAGCAGAAATCCAGGGGATGCACtcaggagcaggagaggggacagaggagaggaCCCATGCCCCGAAAGATCGAGGGATAAATGGAATCATCCCATCCAAACTGCAGAAGAGAAATGGAGCTGAAGAAACTGAGCGGAGCCTCGGGGCCCCGCGTGGCGGCAGCGGAGAGGCAGTCGCTGCTCACaggaggcccagagggaggggagcCGGGGTGGGCAGTCAAGTCCttgaaataatggctgaaaacttccgcAGTTTGCAGACTTAAGAAGCTGGGCAAACCCCAAACAGGACACAGTGAAAGAAACTCACGTCACAACGTATCATTAAACTTCTGAACAcgaaagacaaagaaaactcaAAATCAGCCAGAGCAAAACCGACAGCttacctggggggaggggtggagctaCCTCCAAAGACAGgggtttctcatcagaaaccatgggGGACGGGAGTGGTCAGGCCAgagccccaccccacaggcctGGCCTTCAGGGTGGATGGGCAGTCAGGGTGTTCCGGGCGGAGGGACACCTAGAATTGTCGCCAGGAGATCTGTGCCGCAAAGGACTGAAGGGAAGGTCCCCAAACAGGAGGGAGACGGTGAGAGAGGGGCCTCAGGACCCCTGAAGGAAAGGGCACAGTGAGCAACGAAATCGGGGGTAAGTGAGACAGGCTTTCCACCGGAGTCATCTGCGTGATGTTTGGCTGCTGAAGCAAAAGTAATTCTCCAGGTGACTGTAGATGGAGGAGAGCGAAGGactatgtgtgtgtttgggggggagCGTTCCTCACCTGAAGCTTTCACATTGGACAGCACACTGCATGGGGATGGGCCGCACACAGCCCTGAGAGGCGATCGGCAGAACTCTGCCGTCTCCGGGAAACCGGCTTCCGGCAGAGAGGCGGGCTGGGCGTGAAGAATCGGAGAAGATGTGCCAGACAGAGATCAGTGCAAGGGAAGCAGGGGCGGCTACACAACAGTAGGTAAAGGGGACTCTGAAGAAAACCGTCCTGGTGGGGCGGCAGTACCTACTGATAACGCGGCCTCCACTGGGACGACCGCGTGCCTCATGGGGGGGCGGGCACATGGGGCAGCAGCAGGTGGGGAACTGGTAGGACCGAAGGGAAAGGGGCAGACCCCTGGTGTCTGTGCAGCTGGAACAGCCAGACCAGAAGCTGCGGAATATGGGAACCTCGAGAGCGCCCAGCAGCCAACCTGATCTAGTCAGGTGTCGGAGCCTCCACCCAGCCACAGCCAGACCTGCGCACTGTCGCTTGGCGCCCGTGAAGGACCGAAGTGGTGGGACGTCCCTCCAGACGCCACACGCGTCGAAAGGACAGTAAGGCAACACCACAAACAACCCACAGTTGTAAGTCTTCAACGTGGGTGAGGCAACCACTTCATCAGAAAATACCCCAACCCGCCCGCTGTGAAACAGACCATTGGGTAGCGCTGTAACGGTTAGGAAATTGGTTtcgtgattttattttatgttttttaaggatgttatttatttttagagagaggggaagggagggggaaagaggaagagaaacatcaatgtgtggttgcctctcatatgtgaccccaactggggacctggcctacaacccaggcgtgtgccctgactgggaatcgaaccagcgaccctttggatcacaggctggcgctcagtccactgcgccaccccagccagggctgcccagaTGGTTTTTGACAGATGTGGAAGCAGTTCTATGGCAGAGAGACAGCCTTCCAGCGGCGGGGCTGTGGGAGCAGACACCTGAGGCGGACCGGGAATCTCCACCATACCTCACACTCATCCAAGGTCCCTTCCAACTGGATCGTGAACTTACGTACAACATAAAACTATACAACTTTTAGGGGGAAAGTGGCCAGGACTTTGGACTTGGGAAGAGTTCTTAGACTCAACACCAAAAGCATCcataaaaggtaaaaatggatAAAGTGTTGAACTTTAtcagaatttaaaacttttgctttgcaaaaGACTTTGCTAAGAGGGTAAGAGAAGCTACATGtaggagaaaataatttgaaatgacaCATCTGTCAAAGGACTAACATTAGAAAATGCAACCAACTCTCAAAACTTAACCACAAAGAAATCCCAGTTTAGTCAGAAACTGGACAAAAGGCACACACAGACACTTCACCGACGGGGTGGCACCGGCAGCAGACAAGCCCAggagaagatgctcagcacctTCACGATCGGGAAGAGGCAAAGGGAAGCCACGCCTGTCGAATGGCCGCCGGAGAGCGCAGTGCCCCCACCCCGCGCTGCTGCACGTGGCTGCTGGGAAGGGGACGGAGCAGCTGCTGGAAACCGTGTGGATGCTTCGCTAAAAACCCCATGGGTGACCAGCACGGGCAGAGCAGCGGTGCCCTGGGCGGCGtcccagaggaaggaagagtgagGCCCACACGCACCTGTGCGTGCAGGTATTTGAGGCTGCACTCAAAGCAGCCCCAGGCTGGAAGCGGCCAGGTGCCCCCTGAGGAGTGAATGGTGTAGTGTACCCCTGGGAACATGGCTCAgccaggaaagggaaggggcCGTGCACACAGCCCAGCCgggaccccccccccacccggggATTGTGGTGAGTGGGAAGGGCCAGCCCCAAGGTCATGGGCTATGTGATTCCCTTTGTAGAGTATTCTTGAAAGGAGATCAGAGAGTGCAGATCCGTGGTGCCCGGCTCAGGAGGGTGGGGCCGGAGGATGGGGCGTGGCTATgcaaggctgggggaggggtgtttgTGGCGCTGGGTGGTCTGCTCAGCGTCTGGGTTGAGATGATGTGCTGTAGTGTTACTTGGGGGAGGCCGAGTGAGGGTGCAGGGGCCATCTCtaaattatttcttacaactgcatgagAGTGTCCATTGTctccaaataaaaagtttaattaaaaaaagaaaagctggacATCGTGGGTCAGCGCCCACAGTGAGCATCTCAGTGTGTGGGCAGGCTGTGTGTGactctgggtgggggctgggggctggggactgactgctggggttgggggtgcggACAGCAGACTCTGCTAACACACCTGGGCTTCAGGTCCTGCACAGGCTCCCCGGTTCACTGGGCAGCCGCTCCTGGTCTGACCACGTCGTctgcagaggaagggggaggccCGGAGAGGGGCTGCCATTGGGACCCACAGCTGGTGGAGGAGGCCGGGCCAGGCCAGCGCCCAGGCCCCCAGATTCCCGCCTGAGTCCTGGTCTCCCCAAGTCCCCTGTGGAACAGAGCCCGTCTCCGGGGCAGAGCTGACCATTACCAGCCAAAGGGAGCTGGGCAGGATAGCCCCTCCTGAGACTCAGCCGCGAGCCCACTCCTTGTCTTGTATCCGGAAACACGCAGCCGCCCGATCCAAAGGCCTGGGGCGACTTGATTCGGCCAAACTGAATAGGAAGAAAGTGATTAAGTCAacgttttgtttttcctgaaataGAGTGAGGAGctctgtattcagtttgctaggTCAGTGGGTAAAGGCCGTGGTCTCGTGGGTCTCACTCTccagcaccccgaggccccagaGTCGGGGCTCCTCCTGTTCCGCGGTGGAGAGCCCCACAGAGCCGCGCTGAGGGACCAGCGGCAGGAATGAGCTCTTCGGGCCCTCGCCCGGTTTGGCGGAGGGGACCACGGGTCCCCCCAGGTGGGGCAGGTCTGGGTGGAATCGTCACTGAGGACAGCGATGCATGTGGCCCGTCCGGGGCTGTGTCCACCTCACTGGGCGGGACCAGTGACCTGCAGGGAGGGTTTAGGGGCCTGTGTCTGCCCTTGAGGTGGCCCCGCAGCACATGTGTGGGAAAGGTGTAGCTGCGATTCTGTCTTCATGGGGATACGACGCCCCTGTGGACAGGACTCCTTCTGGGGACACTTGTCAGCCACTCTGCGTGGACATAGGGTTGAACCCCTGTCTTACAGGACGGAGAACACCCCGATGATCGCCGGCCTGGGCAAGGTAAGCCTCGGGGACCCGGGCCACCCTCCTGCtgtgtccctccctcccacatgctGGTCTCAGCCGCAGTGCTGCCCAATGAGGGGGCGCTCCCACACCAGGTGGTTCTCCGGGACACCGGCCGTGTGTCCCGCGTGCCTGGGGGTCCCAGGAGATTCCCCACACTCTGAGATCACAGGGTCCCCCCGGCTCCTCAGATTTGGTTAATTCACTGGAGAGCTCACAGAGCTCAGACACACTGACTTGCCAGGCCCCAGGTTTGTTACAAAAGGAAGTTATAAAGGACGCAGAGACGCAGAGGAGGGCGGGGACTGCCACCCTCCGGGGGCCCCGCCCACAGTCATTAACTGcatttccagcccctcctccctggagGATGGGGTGGGCCACCCACACTGGCCTCATTAGAACAAAGACACTCCGGTCACCAGGAGTTCCTGAGGGACTTAGGTGCCCGTGTCAGCAGCCCGGGCTAGAGCAGCACAGGACCCACCGGGGTCTCGGACGGAGGGCGACGCACCTGCTTTCTGTCCTCCCCTGTTTTCCAGCGGCTTTACAGGCAGCCAGCACTTTAGGGAGGTCACGTCCATGGCCCCAGGAAGTAGGCAGACACTGGGAAAGCCCTTGATTTTGCTTCCATGGGGGGCTGGCCTCCCATGGGGCTGGTTCGAGTGCTCAACACGGAGGAGAGGACGGCCCGTTTTCCCAGTCTCCCCTGGTGAGTGATTGGTGATATCGCCACAGCAGAGACGGTGGTCAGGCTGCCGATTTCCTGGGTGACCCAGGGTCCACACACTCCGCCTCCCTGGGCCTGGCCGTCTGTCCCCTACAAGATGGGGTTGTGGCCACAGCTTCCTAAAGATACCCCTTGTGAGGGCCAGAGGGGGACCTGTCTGCCTGTCCTACAGTGACCCCCGCCTGCTCCTGGCTCGCACCTGCACCCAGATCCTCTGACCGCGCCGCCCATTCCGGGACACACGGCCACCTCCTCACACATGCCTGGCCCAGCCTGATGTCCTCTGTGTCCTCGCACAGTTGGGCCCTGGCCCTCGCCCCCTCGGGCCACGCCCAGTCCCCCGAGCAGGgggctccccaccccttccctgcgCTCCCCGAACATCCCACCCTGCTGCTGTCCCTCTCGTGTGTGGCGGTATggtcctccctgcccttccctggttCCCCCTACCCCATGTTTCTCTGCCCCATAGGGGCCAGCGCACACTCTTCCCCCCGACTCCCATCCTGCCACCCAGCCTCGCTGCCTGTTGCCCTTCGCCCCTGGGACTGGCCGAGACAAGCCATCACGTCCTTGTCCCTGTGGCTGCCATGGGCACACTGCTCTCTGGCTTGTTGCCCTCACCCTGCTGGCCCTCCTCATCGCCTGTCCTCTGCCCCGGGGGCcatcccagccccctccccaatGCGCCTCCCATAGCTTGGATGCCAGCTTTGAACTTGACACCTCTGAGCAGGTCCTGACTGTTCTCCTGGGAGACCCACACCCCCACCTGCTTGCCTGGTGTTCCCTCCGGGTCCTTGATGTGTCCCAGTCTCCTCTGCCGTCCCTTCTCCCCTCACAGAGCCTCCTGCCATCCAGGCTCTCACTTCAGAAACCTAGGAGGTGCCCTTGACCTCCACACCTGCTGCAGCAGCCAGGCCTGTCTGTCAGCTTCTTGTCCATTTCCACGGCCACCGGCACTAGAGCAGGTCATCCCGTCCTTTGCCCACCCTGCCAGTCTCGTCCCTTCTCCACACGGCACTGGGTGATGGTCCGCCATGCAGACCGGATCCTCCCTCAGAATCCAGGGGCCTTGGCCCTGCCGCATCCAGGCTCTGGTCCACCGCCACCGGGCCTGCCACCTCTCCCACTCGGTTCCAGGAGCGCACTGCCCCTCCCTCCGCTGTGGCCTTGCACTCCGTGGCTGCCCTGCCTAGGACGCCCTTCCCgcctctgcccccagcaccccccaccacGGTCCCTGTCCCCGCAAAGCACCCGCCCCGGGCCGTCTACTGTCTGTCTCTGGGACAGAGAGGACGAGCTTTCGGGCTGTACGGGCTGGGGCGGGGCGTCTCTGGGGCGTGGAGGGCCCAGGAAGGGCCCGAGAGGTAAACTCCTGTGGGCCGAGTGCAGACAACGCTCCCGGCCCTCATCGCTGACCGCCACGGGGCCATTTGCAGCTACCGTCGGGGGTGCTCCAGAAAGTGACCAGTGTGAGGACACGTCCCCTCTGCTGCCCCTGGCTTCCCACTAACCGGACGTGCATTCTCACACCGTGTCCCCAGGCTGCTGAGCTGGTGGCCGAGAACTGCGAGGCTTACGAGGCCCACATGCGGGACGTGCGCGaccatctggagcagaggctggtgGTGAGCACGTGGTCACCGGGGCGCTGGATGTCTGCGCCCCGCACCGCTCCTTCTGCCAGTGGGCAATGAGGGCGGGCCCGCACTGCCTGGGGAGCAGGTGGGACACGTGCGATTGGCGTCCTGGAGGAAAGGAATTGGTGCCCGGGGTGGGGACTGAGAGCCACTAAGGTCACGATCGAAGAATTAAATGACGAGACGTGAGCAAGTCAGAAGCCCCCAAAGGGACCCCGGGCCCAGCAGGTCATCTTTTCCGGACTCAGGACAGAAACGCAGCAGAGTCAGCGCCTTTCGGGGTCGTACAGAGGGACTAGTGTGTGTTCAGGATGCCTGTGTCCTTACTGGCTCTGCCTCCCTGGTCGGCCCCCTCGCCCGCCACGGGTAGCACTTGCCCGTAAGAACTGGTTTCTGCGCTGAGGGTGAGGTTCTGCCTCCCAGGAGAGTGAGGTTCAGACAGTTGGCGGGTCAGGGGGCCTTTGAAGCTGCCACTGAAGGTTTTGCTGGTTTTTCAGGCTGAATTCGGTGAGAAGAAAATCCATCTGAACAGCCGGTTTCCTGGGGCAGAGCGGCTCCCCAATACGTGTAACTTCTCCTTCCGGGGACCTCGGCTCCAAGGTGATGACCGTCTTCCCCCTGGTCTCTCCATGGGGTGGCAGGCGCAGGCCGGACTGGGCTGCAGGGTCACTGGCCGAGGGACTGAGGGACCAAAGGGACCGACGGCTCCGAGAGCAGACTCAGGCGGCTGTCCCATCCAGGTggcctgggctccagcactgtCTCTCCCTGAGTCCCTGTGTGTGGCTCTCAGGCCGGGACCTGGGACTGCTCAGGCTCCCACAGCCATGCGGCCACCCAAAGCTGCTAGGGAAGGAGGTAAAAT contains the following coding sequences:
- the SCLY gene encoding selenocysteine lyase isoform X3, producing the protein MIGGRAQDIIFTSGGTESNNLVIHSVVTHFHKVHSAEGDAPHIVTCTVEHDSVRLPLEHLVEEHVAAVTFVPVSTVSGQAEADDILAAVRPATCLVTVMLANNETGVVMPVPEISRRVQALNRERAASGQPVILLHTDAAQALGKRRVDVEDLGVDLLTIVGHKFYGPRIGALYVRGLGERTPLCPMLFGGGQERNFRPGTENTPMIAGLGKLPSGVLQKVTSVRTRPLCCPWLPTNRTCILTPCPQAAELVAENCEAYEAHMRDVRDHLEQRLVAEFGEKKIHLNSRFPGAERLPNTCNFSFRGPRLQGRAVLAQCRVLQASVGAACHSDHGDRPSPVLLSCGIPFDVARNALRLSVGRSTTRAEVDLVVQDLKQAVARLEGQGVPPSGV
- the SCLY gene encoding selenocysteine lyase isoform X1, with protein sequence MEATPAPSSHAQRRVASPPGGHEEKSPPERSVYMDYNATTPLAPAVIQAVTEAMREAWGNPSSPHPAGRKAKDTISAARESLAKMIGGRAQDIIFTSGGTESNNLVIHSVVTHFHKVHSAEGDAPHIVTCTVEHDSVRLPLEHLVEEHVAAVTFVPVSTVSGQAEADDILAAVRPATCLVTVMLANNETGVVMPVPEISRRVQALNRERAASGQPVILLHTDAAQALGKRRVDVEDLGVDLLTIVGHKFYGPRIGALYVRGLGERTPLCPMLFGGGQERNFRPGTENTPMIAGLGKLPSGVLQKVTSVRTRPLCCPWLPTNRTCILTPCPQAAELVAENCEAYEAHMRDVRDHLEQRLVAEFGEKKIHLNSRFPGAERLPNTCNFSFRGPRLQGRAVLAQCRVLQASVGAACHSDHGDRPSPVLLSCGIPFDVARNALRLSVGRSTTRAEVDLVVQDLKQAVARLEGQGVPPSGV
- the SCLY gene encoding selenocysteine lyase isoform X4; protein product: MEATPAPSSHAQRRVASPPGGHEEKSPPERSVYMDYNATTPLAPAVIQAVTEAMREAWGNPSSPHPAGRKAKDTISAARESLAKMIGGRAQDIIFTSGGTESNNLVIHSVVTHFHKVHSAEGDAPHIVTCTVEHDSVRLPLEHLVEEHVAAVTFVPVSTVSGQAEADDILAAVRPATCLVTVMLANNETGVVMPVPEISRRVQALNRERAASGQPVILLHTDAAQALGKRRVDVEDLGVDLLTIVGHKFYGPRIGALYVRGLGERTPLCPMLFGGGQERNFRPGTENTPMIAGLGKLPSGVLQKVTSVRTRPLCCPWLPTNRTCILTPCPQAAELVAENCEAYEAHMRDVRDHLEQRLVVSTWSPGRWMSAPRTAPSASGQ
- the SCLY gene encoding selenocysteine lyase isoform X2, which gives rise to MEATPAPSSHAQRRVASPPGGHEEKSPPERSVYMDYNATTPLAPAVIQAVTEAMREAWGNPSSPHPAGRKAKDTISAARESLAKMIGGRAQDIIFTSGGTESNNLVIHSVVTHFHKVHSAEGDAPHIVTCTVEHDSVRLPLEHLVEEHVAAVTFVPVSTVSGQAEADDILAAVRPATCLVTVMLANNETGVVMPVPEISRRVQALNRERAASGQPVILLHTDAAQALGKRRVDVEDLGVDLLTIVGHKFYGPRIGALYVRGLGERTPLCPMLFGGGQERNFRPGTENTPMIAGLGKAAELVAENCEAYEAHMRDVRDHLEQRLVAEFGEKKIHLNSRFPGAERLPNTCNFSFRGPRLQGRAVLAQCRVLQASVGAACHSDHGDRPSPVLLSCGIPFDVARNALRLSVGRSTTRAEVDLVVQDLKQAVARLEGQGVPPSGV